AAATCCACCATTTAGAAGGCAAACCAATCGTTTTTTATCACTCAAACCAACCCAAGTTCCTCCTGCTAATTCGTCTTTTGGATATTTTAACAGCACTCCATTTTCTAAATATTCTTGTGGATGAATTGTGTTTCTTAACGGAGTTTCATCTCTATTAGAAGTTAAAATAAAATTATTATTTCCTAAAGGAAGATAGGTTACTGTACACATATATATTTGTTGTTATTTATCATAAACTTTACATTTTGATGCTATTACTGAATTTACCATAACAAAAGACATCAAAAATCCTCTAAATTTATTGAAACAAAAATTGTAACTTTGAAACTCAAAATTAGTCGATAAATTTTAAAAAACATACAATATGGCAAGAGGATTTTTTAATGTTCCAAAAGCAGTAAATGAACCTGTTAAGGGATATGCTCCTGGTTCTCCAGAAAGAGCAGAATTATTAGCAACCTACAAAGAGATGTTTAATAGCAACACCGATGTGCCAATGCACATAAATGGTGAAGAAGTTAGAACAGGTAATACAAAAAACATTACTCCTCCTCATGATCATAAACATGTTGTTGGGCAATACCATACTGCAAATAAATCGCATGTAGATACTGCAATTTCTACAGCTTTAGCAGCTAGGGAAGCTTGGTCTAGTGTTTCTTGGATGGAACGTGCTGCTATTTTCTTAAAAGCAGCTGAATTATTAGCAGGTCCTTATAGAGCAAGAATGAATGCTGCAACTATGATTGCACAATCTAAAAATGTATATCAGGCAGAAATTGATGCTGCTTGTGAAATGATTGATTTCTTCCGTTTTAACGTAGAATATATGACTGATATTTTTAAAGATCAGCCAACATCTTCAGCAGGAGTTTGGAACAGAGTTGAGTACAGACCATTAGAAGGGTTTGTATATGCAATTTCTCCTTTTAACTTTACTTCTATTGCAGCCAACTTACCTGCATCAGCAGCTTTAATGGGTAATGTTGTTGTTTGGAAACCTTCTGATCATCAAGCGTATTCTGCACAAGTAATTGTAGATTTATTTAAAGAAGCTGGTTTACCAGATGGTGTTATTAATGTTGTTTACGGAGACCCTGTTATGATTTCTGATACTGTATTAGCTTCTCCAGATTTTTCTGGATTACATTTTACAGGTTCTACACATGTTTTTAAAGAATTATGGAAACAAATAGGAAACAATATTCATACCTATAAAACATATCCAAGAATTGTTGGAGAA
The window above is part of the Polaribacter sp. SA4-12 genome. Proteins encoded here:
- the pruA gene encoding L-glutamate gamma-semialdehyde dehydrogenase; amino-acid sequence: MARGFFNVPKAVNEPVKGYAPGSPERAELLATYKEMFNSNTDVPMHINGEEVRTGNTKNITPPHDHKHVVGQYHTANKSHVDTAISTALAAREAWSSVSWMERAAIFLKAAELLAGPYRARMNAATMIAQSKNVYQAEIDAACEMIDFFRFNVEYMTDIFKDQPTSSAGVWNRVEYRPLEGFVYAISPFNFTSIAANLPASAALMGNVVVWKPSDHQAYSAQVIVDLFKEAGLPDGVINVVYGDPVMISDTVLASPDFSGLHFTGSTHVFKELWKQIGNNIHTYKTYPRIVGETGGKDFIWVHNSSNPLQVATAMTRGAFEYQGQKCSAASRSYIPASLWPEVKKHLIAQTSELKMGSPEDTSNFVNAVIHEGSFDKIASYIDAAKADKEAEIIIGGNHDKSVGYFIEPTVIVSTSPKYATMCTELFGPVMTVYVYEDAEWEASLKLVDETSEYALTGAIFSRDRYIVEQASKALENAAGNFYINDKPSGAVVGQQPFGGARASGTNDKAGSAQNLLRWTSVRLIKETLVSPVDYKYPFLG